The following are encoded in a window of Streptomyces griseiscabiei genomic DNA:
- a CDS encoding DUF6375 family protein translates to MRIWNGYGSEHSMNLVLIGRFETVTGAQAAEERMEALQALAEAAWSDDDWRSPEERMPRELGEALSQMKLYDMGRSDVDAFALDHNVTREAQTVRIWTDESDVQGFLKVLLHHGAKVEVFSRHTWDEDAVTRSDATDASNSRSDGGSD, encoded by the coding sequence ATGAGGATCTGGAACGGCTACGGCTCGGAGCACTCGATGAACCTCGTTCTGATCGGCCGATTCGAGACGGTCACCGGTGCGCAAGCAGCGGAGGAGCGGATGGAGGCACTGCAGGCCCTCGCCGAGGCTGCGTGGTCCGACGACGACTGGCGGAGTCCCGAGGAACGCATGCCTCGCGAACTCGGCGAAGCACTGAGCCAGATGAAGCTCTATGACATGGGGCGGTCCGACGTCGATGCTTTCGCTCTCGATCACAATGTCACCCGTGAGGCGCAGACGGTCCGGATCTGGACCGACGAGTCCGACGTCCAGGGATTCCTGAAGGTGCTCCTCCACCACGGTGCGAAAGTCGAGGTCTTCTCGCGCCACACGTGGGACGAGGACGCTGTCACCCGATCCGATGCCACGGACGCGAGCAACAGCCGGAGCGACGGTGGATCTGACTGA
- a CDS encoding radical SAM protein, whose protein sequence is MSASGVHLFDRVSGVNVLLDEVRVPAGLFSRAPRYLSIALTNACELRCFYCYAPKHAAALDRDRVLAWAVELDAAGCLGVGFGGGEPTAYRRFAQLCSEIAQSTSMAVTFTTHGHRLTPELVSSLRGAVHFVRLSVDGVGTTYERLRGRPFAAVVQAAGLLSSLAPFGINAVINADTIGELDDLAAFADEVGASELLLLPEQPTAATPGISDADAQRLVEWAATAGTEVRLAISRTGLEAALPTAEAIPGELPLDAHMHLDATGVLRSHAYASTGLPVVGSIMDVVQTLKETG, encoded by the coding sequence ATGTCCGCATCTGGGGTTCACCTGTTCGACCGCGTCTCCGGGGTGAATGTGCTGCTCGACGAGGTGCGTGTTCCCGCTGGGCTGTTCTCCCGTGCTCCGCGGTACCTGTCCATAGCGCTGACGAACGCGTGCGAGCTCCGCTGCTTCTACTGCTACGCGCCCAAGCATGCCGCTGCGCTCGACAGAGACCGTGTGCTGGCCTGGGCGGTGGAACTCGACGCCGCCGGATGCCTCGGTGTTGGTTTCGGAGGCGGGGAGCCAACCGCGTACCGACGCTTCGCCCAGCTCTGTTCGGAGATCGCCCAGTCCACGTCCATGGCGGTGACTTTCACAACGCACGGGCACCGGCTCACACCCGAACTCGTCAGTTCCCTGCGCGGGGCCGTGCACTTCGTGCGTCTGTCAGTCGACGGGGTCGGCACCACCTACGAGCGGCTCCGCGGCCGGCCGTTCGCAGCCGTAGTCCAGGCGGCCGGATTGCTCAGCTCGCTCGCTCCGTTCGGCATCAACGCGGTCATCAACGCCGACACCATCGGCGAACTTGACGACCTCGCCGCGTTCGCTGACGAGGTCGGCGCGTCCGAACTGCTGCTCCTGCCGGAGCAGCCCACCGCGGCTACCCCTGGCATCAGCGACGCCGACGCACAGCGCCTCGTCGAATGGGCCGCAACCGCAGGAACCGAGGTCCGACTCGCGATCTCCCGTACCGGCCTCGAAGCAGCACTGCCCACCGCAGAGGCCATCCCCGGCGAACTCCCCCTCGACGCGCACATGCATCTCGACGCGACCGGCGTCCTGCGCTCCCACGCCTACGCAAGCACGGGACTGCCAGTCGTGGGCTCCATCATGGACGTCGTACAGACGCTGAAGGAGACGGGATGA
- a CDS encoding tyrosine-type recombinase/integrase, which translates to MSDTRWRVFHTRRGLPRPQSGDLLLDTLWDLDEWLDDHDILDRQPYLISPKGRYDIQLNHIFDSMLKAAPVNTSQAMAYDLVLWLTFLWVSRGRRDWREATSGDRAAYKQWRTADPRGPHVALTTWDREVADINTFYNWAVYHGYTRANPIVQRESRIRDPHRRGAGTTTPAEASRQGSLNDVEWMTAAMYRLWRDIGLRGLTASGLPNPSFRGRFASRNATYSDLMIRTGLRLCEQTALSLFDIPTLLPGADNARAWLPEAIAKGGSARWVYYPASALQALWDYAEMERLDAIDYARDKGLYEQVRDPLIVTDRRDPAVFVGGNRITVDKLDSHERQRLFIVTPDGLEPAALWLNESGLPSGTSCWQEVFRAGNRRCRRAGVDLSSHPHKLRHSFAVITLEQLWRGHLHDLAESNPGHRQTYQMVFGDPLNWVRIRLGHQSITTTLKYLHTLQELEMQTRMALVPDTWEPVAAAAAQPASEITADSEGAA; encoded by the coding sequence ATGAGTGACACACGATGGCGGGTCTTTCACACCCGCCGCGGCCTGCCCCGCCCCCAGAGCGGGGACCTGCTCCTCGACACGCTGTGGGACCTGGACGAGTGGCTTGACGACCACGACATTCTGGACCGGCAACCGTACTTGATCAGCCCCAAGGGCCGGTACGACATCCAGCTCAACCACATTTTCGACAGCATGCTCAAGGCCGCGCCAGTCAACACAAGCCAGGCCATGGCCTACGACCTGGTGCTATGGCTCACGTTCTTGTGGGTCAGCCGGGGCCGTCGCGACTGGCGCGAGGCCACCTCGGGGGATCGCGCCGCCTACAAACAGTGGAGGACGGCAGACCCCCGCGGACCGCATGTCGCCTTGACGACGTGGGACCGGGAAGTCGCCGACATCAACACCTTCTACAACTGGGCGGTCTATCACGGCTATACGCGCGCGAACCCGATCGTCCAGCGCGAGAGCCGCATCCGCGATCCTCACCGCCGCGGTGCCGGCACCACCACTCCCGCCGAGGCATCCCGACAAGGCTCTCTCAACGATGTCGAGTGGATGACCGCGGCCATGTACCGGTTGTGGCGGGACATAGGCCTGCGCGGTCTTACCGCATCCGGGCTGCCCAACCCGTCCTTCCGGGGCAGATTCGCCTCCCGCAACGCCACCTACAGCGACCTCATGATCCGCACCGGACTGAGGCTGTGCGAGCAGACCGCACTCTCGCTGTTCGATATCCCCACGCTGCTGCCCGGAGCTGACAACGCCCGCGCATGGCTGCCTGAGGCGATCGCGAAGGGCGGCTCGGCCCGCTGGGTCTACTACCCTGCCTCGGCCCTTCAGGCGCTGTGGGACTACGCCGAGATGGAACGGCTGGACGCCATCGACTACGCCCGCGACAAGGGGTTGTACGAGCAGGTCCGCGATCCGTTGATCGTCACCGACCGGCGTGACCCCGCCGTCTTCGTCGGCGGGAATCGGATCACAGTGGACAAGCTCGACAGCCATGAGCGGCAGCGGTTGTTCATCGTCACTCCCGACGGCTTGGAGCCAGCCGCGCTGTGGCTCAATGAATCGGGCCTGCCCAGTGGAACTTCCTGCTGGCAGGAGGTATTCAGAGCGGGCAACCGACGCTGCCGCCGGGCGGGGGTGGACCTGTCCTCACACCCTCACAAGCTGAGGCATTCCTTCGCCGTCATCACCCTTGAACAGCTCTGGCGAGGACATCTGCATGACCTCGCCGAGTCCAACCCCGGGCACCGCCAGACCTACCAGATGGTCTTCGGTGACCCCTTGAACTGGGTTCGCATCAGACTCGGCCACCAGTCGATCACCACGACCTTGAAATATCTGCACACCCTCCAGGAACTGGAGATGCAAACCCGCATGGCCCTGGTCCCGGACACGTGGGAACCCGTCGCCGCTGCGGCTGCCCAGCCTGCCTCCGAGATCACGGCAGATTCCGAGGGCGCGGCATGA